A part of Anabas testudineus chromosome 7, fAnaTes1.2, whole genome shotgun sequence genomic DNA contains:
- the ptges3a gene encoding prostaglandin E synthase 3a: protein MQPATAKWYDRRDSVFIEFCVEDSKDVQVNFDKSKIDFSCVSGTDNIKHQNTVDLFGEIEPKESKHRRTDRSVLCCLRKAEAGKSWPRLTKDKTKCNWLSVDFNNWKDWEDDSDEDLSSFDKFSEMMNSMGGDDLPDLDGAEDEHDSADSDDEKMPDLE from the exons AT GCAGCCTGCAACAGCTAAGTGGTATGACAGACGGGACTCTGTTTTTATTGAGTTCTGCGTGGAGGACAGTAAAGATGTACAAGTTAATTTTGACAAGTCCAAAATTGATTTTAG CTGTGTCAGTGGAACAGATAACATCAAGCACCAGAATACAGTGGATCTTTTTGGGGAGATTGAGCCTAAA GAATCTAAACACAGACGCACCGACaggtctgtgttgtgttgtttacGAAAAGCAGAGGCTGGAAAATCATGGCCACGACTtaccaaagacaaaacaaag TGCAACTGGCTGAGTGTGGACTTCAATAATTGGAAAGACTGGGAAGACGACTCAGATGAGGACTTGTCAAGTTTTGACAAATTCTCAGAG ATGATGAACAGCATGGGGGGGGATGATCTACCAGATTTAGATGGTGCAGAAGACGAG caTGATTCTGCAGACAGCGACGATGAAA AAATGCCTGACCTAGAGTAG